The Amycolatopsis japonica nucleotide sequence CCGCGCGTTCTTCGAGGACGAAACCGCCCTGCTCCGCGGCACGCCGCAGCAACTGGCGCCCGGTCGGGGTGCCGAGGTACGCGCGTTCCTCCGCGGTCAGTTCGGCGAAGTACAGCACCGGATCGTCGACGAGACGGCGGAACACCGTGTGCCGCAGCCACAGGTTCCGCTGGACGTCCGACGCGCTCGGCGTGTCCTCGTGGCGGCCGGAGGAAAGGCCGTAACGCTGCTCGTGCGACACCGCTTCCAGCAGCTCCTCGAACCGCAGCGCGACGTCGTCGGCGGGCACGGCGAGCTGGGAAGGACCGACCGGCGCGGCGAGCAACCGCAGCAACAGCGTCGCGTCCACCCGGAACAGCACCTTCGCCGCCGGATCGTCCACAAAGGACTCCGGATCGCCGTCGGCGGCTTCGAGGACGCCGAAGGACTCCAGCAGTTTGAGGACGTCCACGAACGCCAGCCGTTCCGCCCTGGTGGCGGCGTCGAACGTGGTGACGAGGTCGTCGGCGGCGCTCGCCTGCGCGACGCGGCCGGCGAGAAGTCCGATGGTCGTCACCGGCACGGTCAGCAGTTCGGCCGCCACCACGCAAAGCAGGACGTAACGGCGGCGGTCGAACGCGGCGCGCCCGGAGCGCAATCGTCGCGCCGGGCGGGTGGGGTCGGCGGCCGCGCGGACCTTGATCAGTCGCGCGTAGCCGAGCCGCGGTTCGACCGTGAGCGTCCAGCCGCAGTAGTAGTCGAACCACTGCCGGATGGGTTCGCGGCGGCGCCGGATGAGGTCGAAGGTCTCAGGGGAGCCGCGTTCGCCGATCAGCGGGGTGGCCAGCAGGGCCCGGATCCCGCGCGCGACCTCTTCGCGTTCCGCGATGACCAGTTGGTTGGTGAGGCTCACGCACCGCCTCCGGTCGTGCTGATTTCGATTTCGTAGTCGGGGCCACGGAAGACGCCGCTCGTGGTGGTCAGGCGCGCGACCGCGCCGTTCCGCGGCGGCCGCAGGACGATCTCGATCTGGCCGTCGGACGTCGTGCTCCGCCGGGCGCCCTCCGCGCCGGGAGGCCTGCCCAGCGCCTGGCCCAGCAGGTCCAGCAGCCGCTCGAAAACGGTGTGGTCCAGCTTCTCGAACGCCGAAAGCCGCACGACGCCGCCGGTGTCGAGCATGTTCCACGCCGCTTCGAGCTCGGCGCGTTCCTCGATCGCCTGCTGGACGCGTGCCGCCCGGATCGCGGTGACGTCGCGGACCCGCCCGGTCCGGGTGAACCGCTCGGTGCG carries:
- a CDS encoding TIGR02678 family protein encodes the protein MSLTNQLVIAEREEVARGIRALLATPLIGERGSPETFDLIRRRREPIRQWFDYYCGWTLTVEPRLGYARLIKVRAAADPTRPARRLRSGRAAFDRRRYVLLCVVAAELLTVPVTTIGLLAGRVAQASAADDLVTTFDAATRAERLAFVDVLKLLESFGVLEAADGDPESFVDDPAAKVLFRVDATLLLRLLAAPVGPSQLAVPADDVALRFEELLEAVSHEQRYGLSSGRHEDTPSASDVQRNLWLRHTVFRRLVDDPVLYFAELTAEERAYLGTPTGRQLLRRAAEQGGFVLEERAEGVLLVDVDGLATDERFPDDGSNAKVAALLLLDALDEPRTIDYLQKATAKLLKRFPRWAKTYRGKDGVRRLTVDALAVLTGFGLVRAEAELVRPLPAAARYTDRTEEAP